In one Solanum lycopersicum chromosome 11, SLM_r2.1 genomic region, the following are encoded:
- the LOC101243758 gene encoding putative ribosomal large subunit pseudouridine synthase SVR1, chloroplastic, whose product MAAMAAAVAAATSAFTSLHLTRATPYTRRHIRTFITSSLSSSSTKFNITFAPPKPKPKTKPEPAIPIINPNSDSNSDSVPNLDAEVGDQLYIPWIVRDEKGNLTLQSTPPARLLHEMANASTGKKKKKGKEVASKAATVVPTPEPKHSKAARRFYNENFRDPPQRLSKVLAAAGVASRRSSEELIFQGRVTVNGSVCKTPQTKVDPARDVIYVNGNRLPKKLPTKVYLALNKPKGYICSSGEKETKSVMSLFDDFIKSWDKRHPGQPKPRLFTVGRLDVATTGLIIVTNDGEFTHQISHPSSNLSKEYIATIDGEVHKRHLIAISEGTIIDGVHCTPDNVELLPGQPDLSRPRLRIVVHEGRNHEVRELVKNAGLQLRALKRIRIGGFRLPADLALGKHVELNQANLKALGWKS is encoded by the exons ATGGCGGCGATGGCGGCCGCCGTAGCAGCGGCGACCTCCGCTTTCACTTCCCTCCACCTCACTCGCGCAACTCCCTACACGCGTCGCCACATTCGTACCTTCATCACTTCGTCACTCTCATCTTCCTCAACTAAATTCAACATCACTTTTGCTCCACCAAAACCCAAACCCAAAACCAAACCAGAACCAGCAATTCCCATAATAAACCCCAACTCCGACTCCAACTCCGATTCGGTGCCGAACTTAGATGCTGAAGTTGGTGACCAGCTCTATATACCTTGGATTGTTCGTGATGAAAAGGGTAATCTCACTCTTCAATCTACACCTCCTGCACGTCTACTCCATGAGATGGCTAATGCAAGCACTggtaagaaaaagaagaagggaAAAGAGGTTGCTTCCAAAGCTGCCACGGTGGTTCCTACACCTGAGCCTAAGCATTCAAAGGCAGCTCGCCGGTTCTACAATGAGAACTTTAGAGACCCTCCTCAACGCCTCAGTAAAGTCCTTGCTGCTGCTGGAG TGGCATCCAGACGGAGCAGTGAAGAGCTGATTTTTCAAGGGCGGGTCACTGTGAATGGTTCTGTTTGCAAAACTCCACAG ACTAAAGTTGATCCAGCTAGGGATGTAATTTATGTCAACGGAAATCGCCTTCCTAAGAAATTGCCTACAAAGGTCTATCTTGCACTAAACAAGCCAAAAGG GTACATATGCTCATCTGGGGAGAAAGAAACTAAGTCAGTCATGTCCCTTTTTGATGACTTTATAAAGAGTTGG GATAAAAGGCATCCTGGACAACCGAAACCTCGGCTCTTTACAGTTGGCAGACTTGATGTTGCCACGACTGGCTTGATTATTGTGACCAATGATG GGGAGTTCACGCACCAGATTTCACATCCTTCATCTAATTTGTCAAAGGA ATACATTGCAACTATCGACGGTGAAGTTCATAAGCGACACTTGATAGCCATTAGTGAGGGAACAATTATTGACGGTGTCCATTGCACCCCAGATAATGTTGAACTACTACCAGGGCAGCCTGACTTATCAAGACCTCGTCTGCGCATTGTG GTTCATGAAGGACGGAATCATGAAGTTCGTGAACTTGTGAAAAATGCTGGACTTCAG TTGCGTGCACTGAAGCGTATACGTATAGGTGGTTTCAGGCTCCCCGCAGATCTTGC GCTTGGCAAGCATGTTGAGTTAAATCAAGCTAATCTGAAGGCATTGGGTTGGAAGAGTTAA